From Vanacampus margaritifer isolate UIUO_Vmar chromosome 8, RoL_Vmar_1.0, whole genome shotgun sequence, a single genomic window includes:
- the romo1 gene encoding reactive oxygen species modulator 1: MPVAVAPYGQGQAQPSCFDRVKMGFMMGFAVGMAAGAMFGTFSCLRIGMRGRELMGGVGKTMMQSGGTFGTFMSIGMGIRC; this comes from the exons ATGCCAGTGGCTGTCGCACCCTACGGCCAGGGCCAGGCCCAGCCCAGCTGTTTCGACCGGGTCAAGATGGGATTCATGATGGGCTTCGCTGTGGGCATGGCCGCTGGGGCCATGTTCGGTACTTTTTCCTGTCtcag AATCGGCATGCGAGGCCGGGAGCTGATGGGAGGAGTGGGCAAGACCATGATGCAGAGCGGGGGGACGTTCGGCACCTTCATGTCTATCGGGATGGGCATCCGTTGCTGA